In one Sphingobium sp. MI1205 genomic region, the following are encoded:
- the gspL gene encoding type II secretion system protein GspL — MSVRDGLVVALPEQGEPLWMRVVDGVVTQSGEGANWLAACGLTALPADMVVMLVPPAALVTLHWAHYPELAPRQGRAAARLAALASGIVPADQLFAAANENDDPAAAHIVAVAARSDMQHWLLWAQHHGLDPDIIVPAPLLLPEPAEGVARGMLGGEVLLRGEDVAFSGDLAPILPADAVVEHVTPDQLEERVIAALLSPPLDMRQGDFAKRVRRATDKRTFGRILLWSALVLLVSLLITLIAVVRQHVAASNLDTQSLALARQVVPNAGDLDLAEAEIERQLAARCAGAYAFTAPVAALLGALQDTPGVSLTALSRDPDGMIRATLAAAKVEEINSILLALQGAGFTITATPSQDPGGRALADITVRS, encoded by the coding sequence GTGAGCGTGCGGGACGGCCTGGTCGTAGCCCTGCCCGAGCAGGGAGAGCCGCTATGGATGCGCGTGGTCGATGGCGTCGTGACGCAAAGCGGCGAGGGCGCAAACTGGCTAGCGGCTTGCGGATTGACGGCACTGCCAGCCGACATGGTGGTGATGCTGGTGCCGCCCGCTGCGCTGGTCACCCTGCACTGGGCGCATTATCCTGAACTTGCGCCGCGTCAGGGGCGAGCGGCGGCGCGGCTGGCGGCGCTGGCGTCCGGCATCGTGCCCGCCGATCAGTTGTTTGCGGCGGCGAACGAGAATGACGACCCTGCGGCCGCTCACATCGTCGCGGTAGCGGCGCGCAGCGACATGCAGCATTGGCTGTTATGGGCACAGCATCATGGGCTGGACCCCGACATCATCGTCCCCGCACCCTTGTTGCTGCCCGAACCTGCCGAGGGCGTGGCGAGAGGCATGCTTGGCGGCGAGGTGCTGTTGAGAGGCGAGGACGTTGCTTTCTCCGGCGACCTCGCGCCCATTCTTCCGGCTGACGCGGTGGTCGAGCATGTCACGCCCGATCAGCTGGAGGAGCGGGTGATCGCGGCGCTGCTAAGCCCGCCGCTGGACATGCGGCAGGGTGATTTCGCCAAGCGGGTGCGCCGGGCAACGGACAAGCGGACGTTCGGGCGTATCCTGCTGTGGAGCGCGCTTGTCCTGCTGGTGAGCCTGCTCATCACCCTGATCGCGGTGGTGCGGCAGCATGTGGCGGCTTCCAACCTCGATACGCAAAGCCTTGCGCTGGCGCGGCAGGTGGTGCCGAACGCGGGCGACCTGGACCTGGCGGAGGCGGAGATCGAGCGGCAACTGGCGGCGCGGTGCGCTGGGGCTTATGCCTTTACCGCGCCCGTCGCGGCTTTGCTGGGCGCGTTGCAGGATACGCCGGGGGTGTCATTGACCGCCCTGTCGCGCGATCCTGACGGCATGATCCGCGCGACTTTGGCGGCGGCGAAGGTAGAGGAAATCAACAGCATATTGCTGGCGTTGCAGGGGGCGGGTTTCACCATCACGGCCACGCCTTCGCAGGATCCCGGCGGGCGGGCGCTCGCGGACATCACGGTGCGATCATGA
- the gspF gene encoding type II secretion system inner membrane protein GspF — MAEFDYIAIDPAGKERSGKVKADTMDDARARLDARKLFIVRIEPGAVEKAARRAGLSLRAPRLSAKELTLFTRQLSTLIQVSPLEESLRTIGRQSEQAHVRAIVSKVHSGVLEGRRLADALGAEPKSFPPLYRAMVSAGESSGSLPTIMERLSDLMERQAVIRSKVLTAIAYPTVLAVFAVCVVAALMIFVVPKVVEQFDTVGQDLPLLTRMVMGLSAFLAGYWWLLLILMGIGAFAFWQALKVGAFRYRFDALLLRLPLLGRLIRDLHAARMARTLSTMVASRLPLMEGLTLTTQTVHNRVLRRASEDIVEAIRGGGSLSAALRRAGVFPPLLVYLAASGESAGRLDTMLERAADYLEREFDSFTSAALAMLEPVIIILMGGIVAVIILSILLPILQLQSLTGA, encoded by the coding sequence ATGGCTGAGTTCGACTATATCGCCATCGACCCAGCCGGGAAGGAGCGTTCGGGCAAGGTCAAGGCCGATACGATGGACGATGCGCGCGCCAGGCTGGATGCGCGCAAGCTGTTCATCGTGCGGATCGAGCCGGGTGCCGTGGAAAAGGCTGCGCGGAGAGCCGGGCTTTCGCTGCGCGCGCCCCGGCTGTCGGCCAAGGAACTGACGCTGTTCACCCGCCAGCTATCGACGCTGATCCAGGTCAGCCCGCTCGAAGAATCGCTGCGCACAATCGGGCGGCAGAGCGAGCAGGCGCATGTGCGGGCCATCGTGAGCAAGGTCCATTCCGGCGTGCTGGAAGGGCGGCGGCTGGCCGATGCGTTGGGCGCCGAGCCCAAGAGTTTCCCCCCGCTGTATCGGGCGATGGTGTCGGCGGGCGAAAGCTCAGGCAGCCTGCCCACGATCATGGAGCGGCTGTCGGACCTGATGGAACGGCAGGCGGTGATCCGGTCGAAGGTACTGACCGCCATTGCTTATCCCACTGTGCTCGCGGTCTTTGCGGTGTGCGTGGTTGCGGCGTTGATGATCTTTGTCGTGCCCAAGGTGGTCGAGCAGTTCGACACAGTGGGGCAGGACCTGCCGCTGCTGACGCGCATGGTGATGGGGCTTTCCGCCTTTCTGGCTGGCTATTGGTGGCTGCTGCTGATCCTGATGGGGATCGGCGCATTCGCTTTCTGGCAAGCGTTGAAGGTGGGGGCGTTTCGTTACCGGTTCGATGCGCTGCTTCTGCGATTGCCGCTTCTGGGACGACTGATCCGCGATCTGCATGCGGCGCGAATGGCGCGGACCCTGTCGACCATGGTGGCGAGCCGATTGCCGTTGATGGAGGGGCTGACGCTGACGACGCAGACGGTGCATAATCGCGTCTTGCGACGGGCATCGGAGGACATTGTCGAGGCTATACGGGGTGGCGGCAGCCTGTCGGCGGCGTTGCGCCGGGCGGGCGTCTTCCCGCCGCTGCTGGTCTATCTGGCGGCGAGCGGGGAGAGTGCAGGACGGCTCGACACGATGCTGGAGCGAGCGGCGGACTATCTGGAGCGGGAGTTTGACAGCTTCACTTCGGCCGCGCTTGCCATGCTGGAGCCAGTCATCATCATATTGATGGGCGGCATTGTCGCCGTCATCATCCTGTCTATCCTGCTCCCCATCCTGCAATTGCAGAGCCTTACCGGGGCCTGA
- the gspI gene encoding type II secretion system minor pseudopilin GspI, with amino-acid sequence MLVALAVFSLAALALVRLQGVTLRTAADLDSKALGQIVARNLMVEVQTDPAPPALGSQQGEVDNGGRRWRWTREVRVMDDKRLLQVNLTVDGAAGSSPVVLSFVRVVQ; translated from the coding sequence ATGCTGGTGGCGCTGGCGGTGTTCAGCCTGGCCGCGCTGGCGCTGGTGCGGTTGCAGGGCGTGACGCTGCGAACCGCGGCGGACCTTGACAGCAAGGCGTTGGGGCAGATCGTCGCGCGAAACCTGATGGTGGAGGTGCAGACCGACCCCGCGCCCCCTGCGCTGGGTAGCCAGCAGGGCGAGGTTGATAATGGCGGCCGGCGTTGGCGCTGGACGCGCGAAGTCAGGGTCATGGACGACAAGCGGCTGTTGCAGGTCAACCTGACCGTCGATGGGGCGGCTGGATCTTCGCCCGTCGTGCTGAGCTTTGTGCGGGTGGTGCAGTGA
- a CDS encoding GspH/FimT family pseudopilin, producing the protein MVVLTIIGFISAAVVLAIPDPRGRVIEDADRFAARVAAARDEAVVTARPMGVWVSASGYGFQRREGAQWVPLEDKPFVTANWKGGTRALVGKDGRQQIGFDGTGLPTDAMTVTLAREAERVSVTVDMAGKVMVGG; encoded by the coding sequence ATGGTCGTGCTGACGATCATCGGCTTCATTTCCGCTGCCGTCGTTCTGGCCATCCCGGACCCGCGCGGAAGAGTGATCGAGGACGCCGACCGCTTCGCCGCGCGCGTAGCCGCTGCGCGCGACGAAGCGGTCGTGACTGCCCGTCCGATGGGCGTGTGGGTTTCCGCTTCGGGCTATGGTTTTCAGCGGCGCGAAGGTGCGCAATGGGTGCCGCTGGAAGACAAGCCCTTTGTCACCGCCAATTGGAAAGGCGGCACGCGGGCATTGGTGGGCAAGGACGGGCGGCAGCAGATCGGTTTCGACGGCACGGGCCTGCCGACCGACGCGATGACGGTGACGCTGGCGCGCGAAGCCGAGCGTGTGTCGGTGACGGTCGATATGGCGGGGAAGGTCATGGTCGGTGGCTGA
- the gspM gene encoding type II secretion system protein GspM, with the protein MTEALKNYWAERSPREQWMLGVMFALLGVVILWLGIVRPLASAQRSAHDALIEATDRNAAMRAKVSLLKTLPRTVNAGPADSAIDQLVGQSAGEAGLTLERAQTQGAGRIEIAMASVRPVALFSWLAALEAQGVRVETMSARPSPTAGSVSVQAVLVRGAGR; encoded by the coding sequence ATGACGGAAGCTTTAAAGAATTACTGGGCAGAGCGGTCGCCGCGCGAGCAATGGATGCTTGGCGTGATGTTCGCCCTGTTGGGCGTCGTCATCCTATGGCTGGGCATCGTGCGTCCGTTAGCATCGGCGCAGCGATCAGCGCATGACGCGTTGATCGAGGCGACGGATCGCAATGCGGCGATGCGCGCGAAGGTCAGCCTGCTCAAGACGCTTCCCCGGACCGTCAATGCCGGGCCTGCGGATTCTGCGATCGATCAATTGGTAGGCCAAAGCGCGGGTGAGGCGGGACTGACGCTGGAACGGGCGCAGACCCAGGGGGCAGGGCGGATCGAAATCGCGATGGCGTCGGTACGGCCGGTCGCGCTCTTTTCCTGGCTTGCGGCTCTGGAGGCGCAGGGGGTGCGGGTGGAAACGATGAGCGCGCGGCCTTCGCCGACGGCTGGCAGTGTTTCGGTGCAGGCGGTGTTGGTGCGCGGGGCAGGGCGATGA
- the gspG gene encoding type II secretion system major pseudopilin GspG, with product MHSKRSAEHGFTLVELMVVIVIIGLLATIVAINVIPATDTARVEKAKADIATIEQALEQYRLDNLTYPSATDGLQALLNPPASLAQPQRYRRGGYIKKLPDDPWGRPYAYAVPGRKGAFDISSLGADGQPGGDSENADLYSSEL from the coding sequence ATGCATTCGAAGCGTTCCGCCGAACACGGCTTTACGCTCGTGGAACTGATGGTCGTGATCGTTATCATCGGATTGCTGGCGACGATCGTGGCTATCAATGTGATCCCCGCGACTGACACGGCGCGAGTAGAGAAGGCCAAGGCCGACATCGCCACCATAGAGCAGGCGCTGGAGCAATATCGGCTGGACAATCTGACCTATCCATCGGCGACCGATGGCCTGCAGGCGCTGCTCAACCCGCCAGCGTCGTTGGCGCAGCCACAGCGTTACCGGCGTGGCGGCTACATCAAGAAGCTGCCGGACGATCCATGGGGCAGGCCCTATGCCTATGCCGTGCCGGGGCGGAAGGGCGCATTCGATATCAGTTCGCTGGGCGCGGATGGCCAGCCGGGCGGCGACAGTGAAAATGCCGATCTCTATTCCAGCGAGCTTTGA
- a CDS encoding type II secretion system protein N yields the protein MRVPFRDNIQSFGSRLAPIKWPRVIEKLLLGVLVLQCARLVWAVLTPVGSFGPWEGRQAQFPSVAARQTLFSSFDPFYRAGPQQAAGGGVVTSLALTVYGIRLNEGSGLGSAIVAGPDGVQNSFAVGEEILPGVVLKAVAFDHITIDRGGAEEQVFLDQSQPASDAPTPGEGAQPAPVAGIDNPTADGLKRDIGFAPRMQNGRVTGLILTGRGSTFQNAGFQPGDIVTQVDGQPVGSPSDLQALQGKIVPGARISLTVERGASPSTINLTLQGQ from the coding sequence ATGCGCGTGCCGTTTCGCGACAATATTCAGAGCTTTGGCAGCCGGCTGGCGCCGATCAAATGGCCGCGCGTCATCGAAAAGCTGCTGCTCGGCGTTCTCGTCTTGCAATGCGCGCGACTGGTATGGGCGGTGCTGACGCCGGTCGGCAGCTTTGGGCCGTGGGAAGGCAGGCAGGCGCAGTTTCCCAGCGTGGCCGCGCGGCAGACATTATTTTCCAGCTTCGATCCATTTTATCGGGCCGGGCCGCAACAGGCGGCGGGAGGCGGTGTCGTCACCTCGTTGGCGCTGACCGTTTACGGCATCCGGCTGAATGAGGGGTCGGGGCTGGGATCTGCAATCGTCGCGGGGCCGGATGGCGTGCAGAACAGTTTTGCGGTGGGCGAGGAGATATTGCCGGGCGTCGTGCTGAAGGCGGTTGCGTTCGATCATATCACCATCGATCGCGGTGGCGCCGAGGAACAAGTATTCCTCGATCAGTCACAGCCCGCGTCGGATGCGCCCACGCCGGGAGAAGGCGCGCAGCCTGCTCCGGTAGCCGGCATCGACAACCCGACGGCCGATGGGTTGAAGCGTGACATCGGCTTTGCGCCACGCATGCAAAATGGCCGTGTCACCGGCCTCATCCTGACGGGACGGGGGTCGACGTTCCAGAATGCCGGATTCCAGCCCGGCGATATCGTCACCCAGGTCGATGGCCAGCCGGTGGGTTCCCCCAGCGATCTTCAGGCGTTGCAGGGCAAGATTGTCCCTGGAGCGCGGATTTCCCTTACCGTTGAGCGTGGCGCGAGCCCTTCGACGATCAACCTAACCCTGCAGGGCCAATGA
- the gspD gene encoding type II secretion system secretin GspD, translating to MTRKLLLSASLALVLAAPIASPVLAQQTLNVRDADIRAFIQDAARVTGRTFIIDNRVQGKVSVVTDRPLSRSEYFEIFLSTLRANGLVAVPAPGGAYRIQPADGAAGQPSVVGRGSNRNQFVTEVFRLRSIDAASALETLRPLVSKDGSVTANRAGNSVVVADYADNIGRIRQVLARIDRDTAATQTVTLRNAGAREIATSLQALVQSGGEGAQRAATIVPIDSSNSVAIRGDSGTVARLAQMARDLDRQAASGTEIRVYWLEHADAEKLLPVLQQLIGQSIGSGVTASVPAAAGNGAPPPAAASAAMPSSGSSGNGISTRGPAIVTRYEGANAIIVAANSDVQRMLGETIRQLDTRREQVLVEAIIVEISDAAAKKLGVQFLIGSTKTGFAATNYSNASPNLLTIAGAVAARELGDSTTVTVESNGTTTTTSSRNSSDLESTLQEAAFNSLTSATGMIGGLGTQIGQNGIFGAIINAVKSDTDSNILSTPSVMTLDNQKASILVGQQVPITTGEALSQNFDNQFRTVQRQDVGVKLEVKPQINTGGAIKLFLKQEVSSVAGPVSNSSSDLIINKREIETTVTVDDGEILALGGLLDDNERKTIERIPLLSDIPGLGELFKSRSKSRTKTNLMIFIRPTILRSKEDAQRLTQQRYGYVRDMQLRRNPDVEPSIDELVRDYMGATPPAAATQPSDAVVQPPAEVIEPTARRSSSVIRPVDVSPSGSKR from the coding sequence ATGACCAGAAAATTGCTTCTTTCCGCCTCCCTGGCCCTCGTCCTGGCGGCGCCAATCGCTTCGCCGGTGCTGGCGCAGCAGACGCTGAATGTACGGGACGCTGACATCCGCGCGTTTATTCAGGATGCCGCGCGGGTGACCGGGCGGACCTTCATCATCGACAATCGCGTACAAGGGAAAGTGTCGGTCGTGACCGACCGGCCGCTGTCGCGATCCGAATATTTCGAGATTTTTCTGTCCACCCTGCGTGCGAACGGCCTGGTGGCCGTGCCAGCGCCGGGTGGAGCCTATCGCATCCAGCCTGCCGATGGGGCGGCTGGGCAGCCCAGCGTGGTAGGGCGTGGTTCCAACCGCAATCAGTTCGTGACAGAGGTGTTCCGCCTGCGCTCTATCGATGCGGCGAGCGCACTGGAAACATTGCGGCCGCTGGTGAGCAAGGATGGATCGGTGACGGCCAACCGCGCCGGTAACAGCGTCGTGGTGGCCGATTATGCGGATAATATCGGCCGCATTCGGCAGGTGTTGGCGCGGATAGATCGCGACACGGCGGCGACGCAGACGGTGACGTTGCGCAATGCGGGCGCGCGTGAGATCGCGACTTCGCTTCAGGCGTTGGTGCAGAGCGGCGGCGAGGGTGCTCAGCGGGCTGCGACGATCGTGCCGATCGACAGCAGCAATTCCGTCGCCATCCGGGGCGATTCAGGAACGGTCGCCCGTTTGGCGCAGATGGCGCGCGATCTGGACCGGCAGGCGGCGAGCGGAACCGAGATTAGAGTCTACTGGCTGGAACACGCCGACGCTGAAAAGCTGTTGCCGGTGTTGCAGCAACTGATCGGGCAATCGATCGGTTCGGGGGTGACGGCTTCGGTTCCTGCGGCGGCGGGAAATGGAGCGCCGCCGCCCGCGGCGGCTTCTGCGGCGATGCCGTCCAGCGGGTCTTCCGGAAATGGGATTTCGACGCGCGGCCCGGCGATCGTGACGCGCTATGAAGGCGCCAACGCCATCATCGTCGCGGCGAACAGCGATGTGCAGCGCATGCTGGGCGAGACGATCCGCCAGCTCGACACGCGGCGCGAGCAGGTGCTGGTGGAAGCGATCATCGTCGAAATCAGCGATGCCGCCGCCAAGAAACTGGGCGTTCAGTTCCTGATCGGCAGCACCAAGACGGGCTTTGCCGCTACCAATTATTCCAATGCGTCGCCCAATCTGCTGACGATTGCCGGAGCCGTCGCGGCTCGCGAGCTTGGAGACAGCACGACAGTCACGGTGGAAAGCAACGGGACGACAACGACGACATCCTCGCGCAACAGCAGCGATCTGGAATCGACGTTGCAGGAAGCCGCTTTCAACAGCCTGACCAGCGCCACCGGTATGATCGGCGGTCTTGGGACGCAAATTGGTCAGAATGGCATTTTCGGAGCGATCATTAATGCGGTGAAGTCCGATACCGACAGCAATATCCTGTCCACGCCTTCTGTCATGACGCTGGACAATCAGAAGGCGTCGATCCTGGTGGGCCAGCAAGTGCCCATCACCACTGGCGAGGCGCTGAGCCAGAATTTCGATAACCAGTTCCGCACCGTCCAGCGGCAGGATGTCGGCGTCAAGCTGGAGGTGAAGCCGCAGATCAATACCGGCGGCGCGATCAAGCTGTTCCTTAAGCAGGAGGTGTCGAGCGTCGCGGGGCCAGTTTCCAACAGCAGCAGCGACCTCATCATCAACAAGCGTGAGATCGAGACGACGGTGACGGTCGATGATGGCGAGATATTGGCATTGGGCGGCCTGCTTGACGACAATGAACGCAAGACGATCGAGAGGATCCCGCTGCTGTCCGACATTCCGGGGCTGGGCGAGTTGTTCAAGTCGCGCAGCAAGAGCCGGACCAAGACCAACCTCATGATCTTCATCCGGCCGACCATATTGCGGTCCAAGGAGGACGCGCAGCGCCTGACGCAGCAGCGTTACGGCTATGTCCGCGACATGCAGTTGCGGCGCAATCCCGATGTCGAACCGAGCATCGACGAACTGGTGCGCGACTATATGGGCGCGACGCCGCCGGCAGCCGCGACGCAGCCGAGCGATGCGGTGGTGCAGCCACCGGCAGAAGTGATCGAGCCGACCGCTCGCCGGTCGAGCAGCGTGATACGGCCGGTGGATGTTTCCCCCAGTGGATCAAAGCGATGA
- the gspJ gene encoding type II secretion system minor pseudopilin GspJ, translating to MRLLPHPQTCRDGHAEQTIFEEKGEAGFTLIELLVALMIFAMLSAAGVLLLGNSVSAQAQIKVRLDDLAAVQRAGGALAADLGQAVPRISRTEIGTLAPAFWSHREGEAVPVLQFVRGGWDNLGDLPRPSLQKVEYWVRQGRLERRTYAQVDGAAGDEPAVLLENVDDVALRFRDAQGDWRDEWVPTQPDLMPRAVEMTVTRTGEPPVTLRFLVGPGPAERLPEEAAGA from the coding sequence ATGCGCCTTTTACCTCACCCGCAAACCTGCCGGGACGGGCATGCCGAACAGACGATCTTCGAGGAGAAGGGGGAAGCCGGCTTTACCCTCATCGAACTGCTGGTCGCGCTGATGATTTTCGCCATGTTGTCGGCGGCGGGGGTGCTGTTGCTGGGTAACAGCGTGTCGGCGCAGGCGCAGATCAAGGTGCGTCTGGACGATCTGGCTGCCGTGCAGCGGGCTGGCGGCGCGCTGGCGGCTGATCTTGGGCAGGCAGTGCCGCGCATCAGCCGCACCGAAATCGGAACGCTTGCGCCTGCTTTCTGGTCGCATCGAGAGGGCGAAGCCGTGCCCGTGCTTCAGTTCGTGCGCGGGGGCTGGGACAATCTGGGCGATCTGCCGCGGCCTTCCTTGCAAAAGGTGGAATATTGGGTGCGCCAGGGGCGGCTGGAGCGGCGGACCTATGCGCAGGTTGATGGCGCGGCAGGGGATGAGCCTGCGGTCCTGCTGGAAAATGTCGATGATGTCGCCCTGCGTTTCCGGGATGCGCAAGGGGACTGGCGGGATGAATGGGTGCCCACCCAACCGGACCTGATGCCCCGGGCCGTCGAGATGACGGTGACGCGCACGGGGGAGCCGCCCGTAACCCTGCGTTTCCTGGTCGGGCCAGGGCCAGCCGAGCGATTGCCAGAGGAGGCGGCTGGTGCCTGA
- the gspE gene encoding type II secretion system ATPase GspE — MSDDVDDAGQVAPHFAHRVVDIPYIFARKNGVVMLPVEGERLTIAVREGSDPRILLEVRRHLARSFDVRFVDGAQFDKHLSDHYAMEGSAAAMAGSLEVGADELDILAADIPTADDLLDSADDAPAIRLINGIIAEAARQGVSDIHIEPYETGLIVRMRIDGVLRETLRMPPHVAPVVVSRIKVMARLDIAERRVPQDGRIGLTLGGKLLDVRVSTLPSRAGERVVLRILDKENAGMNLDLLGMAGAADRIFREGLQEPNGIILVTGPTGSGKTTTLYAGLRQLNDGTRNILTVEDPVEYAIEGVGQTQVNAKVGLTFAAGLRAILRQDPDVVMIGEIRDRETAEIAVQASLTGHLVLSTVHTNDAVGAITRMRDMRVEPFLLASTLRAVIAQRLVRRLCQHCREPVQADKSASALLGFDPGTIIYRARGCEACSGTGYKGRIGVFEAIRVDDTIRRLINDGGDESLIARHAFLNAPNLGSAARALVRDGQTTAEEAIRVSRRDAAEAETIADG; from the coding sequence ATGAGCGACGACGTCGATGATGCTGGCCAAGTCGCGCCTCATTTCGCGCATCGCGTGGTGGACATTCCCTACATCTTCGCGCGCAAGAATGGGGTCGTCATGTTGCCAGTCGAAGGCGAACGGTTGACGATAGCCGTACGCGAAGGCAGCGACCCGCGCATATTACTGGAAGTACGACGACATCTGGCCCGCAGTTTCGACGTCCGTTTTGTCGATGGCGCGCAGTTCGACAAGCATCTGTCCGATCATTATGCGATGGAAGGCAGCGCAGCTGCGATGGCGGGCTCGCTAGAGGTTGGCGCAGATGAGCTGGATATTCTGGCCGCCGACATCCCCACGGCTGACGACCTGCTCGACAGCGCGGACGACGCGCCCGCCATCCGGCTGATCAACGGCATCATTGCAGAAGCTGCGCGGCAGGGCGTTTCGGACATTCACATCGAACCTTATGAAACCGGACTGATCGTGCGGATGCGGATTGACGGCGTACTGCGTGAAACATTGCGCATGCCGCCACATGTCGCGCCGGTGGTGGTAAGCCGCATCAAGGTGATGGCGCGCCTCGACATTGCCGAGCGGCGGGTGCCGCAGGATGGGCGCATCGGCCTGACGCTGGGAGGCAAGCTGCTTGACGTGCGCGTATCGACGCTGCCCAGCCGGGCGGGCGAGCGCGTGGTGCTGCGTATCCTGGACAAGGAAAATGCGGGCATGAACCTCGATCTCCTCGGCATGGCGGGGGCCGCGGACCGGATTTTTCGTGAAGGATTGCAAGAGCCGAACGGGATTATTCTGGTCACGGGGCCGACGGGATCTGGTAAGACTACTACGCTCTACGCTGGTTTGCGGCAGTTGAATGACGGCACCCGCAACATCCTGACGGTCGAGGACCCGGTCGAATATGCGATCGAAGGGGTGGGACAGACGCAGGTCAACGCCAAGGTCGGGCTGACCTTTGCGGCCGGACTGCGCGCCATTTTGCGGCAAGATCCCGATGTGGTGATGATCGGCGAAATCCGCGACCGGGAAACGGCTGAGATCGCCGTGCAGGCGTCGCTGACAGGGCACCTGGTGCTGTCCACCGTGCATACAAATGACGCGGTTGGCGCGATCACGCGGATGCGCGACATGCGGGTGGAGCCGTTTCTTCTGGCATCGACGCTGCGGGCGGTGATTGCGCAGCGGCTTGTGCGGCGGCTGTGCCAGCATTGCCGTGAGCCGGTGCAGGCGGACAAGTCGGCCAGCGCCTTGCTTGGTTTCGATCCCGGAACGATCATCTACCGGGCGCGGGGATGCGAGGCATGTAGCGGGACTGGCTACAAGGGCCGGATCGGCGTGTTCGAGGCGATCCGCGTGGATGATACGATCCGCCGCCTCATTAACGACGGCGGCGATGAATCGCTGATCGCGCGCCACGCTTTCCTGAATGCGCCGAATTTGGGGTCGGCGGCCCGCGCGCTGGTGCGCGACGGCCAGACCACGGCCGAGGAAGCGATCCGAGTGTCGCGGCGCGACGCGGCGGAGGCGGAAACCATCGCTGATGGCTGA
- the gspK gene encoding type II secretion system minor pseudopilin GspK — protein sequence MPDPRKPGERGAALLTVLLLVAVMAVVASTALERLALATRMTGNGGAIDQARAFADAGAEIARLRIGDLIAANPGKTTLAGNWMGTPQPIAVPGGMASARVRDAGNCFNLNSVVAGDNEANLKVRPVGISQFQALLQALGVDARQAQVAAMSLGDWIDSDSVPQPGGAEDETYAQAARPYRAANRFMVDASELRAVHGVTPAIYDLARPWVCALPTADLSPININTLLPDQAVLFAMLLQGQVSVAQARQLLAERPAEGYGSTVQFWAPLASQGINPLEEAANQVKLTTGFFGVDITVDVGGTQLVERVLIDARQSPARLIRRNWGSGA from the coding sequence GTGCCTGATCCCCGCAAGCCAGGCGAGCGGGGCGCGGCTCTGCTGACGGTGCTGCTGCTGGTGGCGGTGATGGCGGTGGTGGCGTCCACCGCGCTGGAGCGGCTCGCGCTGGCGACGCGCATGACTGGTAATGGCGGCGCGATTGACCAGGCGCGGGCCTTTGCGGATGCGGGCGCGGAAATCGCGCGTTTGCGGATCGGCGATCTGATAGCGGCAAATCCGGGCAAGACGACGCTGGCGGGCAATTGGATGGGAACACCGCAACCCATCGCCGTTCCCGGCGGCATGGCCAGCGCGCGGGTGAGGGACGCGGGGAACTGCTTCAACCTCAACAGCGTGGTGGCTGGCGACAATGAGGCCAATCTGAAAGTCCGGCCGGTGGGCATTTCGCAATTTCAGGCGTTGTTGCAGGCCCTGGGCGTCGATGCACGGCAGGCGCAGGTGGCGGCGATGTCACTTGGCGACTGGATCGACAGCGACAGCGTACCACAGCCGGGCGGCGCGGAGGATGAGACCTACGCGCAGGCGGCGCGGCCCTATCGAGCCGCCAATCGCTTCATGGTCGATGCCAGTGAATTGCGGGCGGTTCATGGCGTGACGCCTGCCATTTACGATCTGGCGCGGCCCTGGGTATGTGCGCTGCCGACGGCTGACTTGTCGCCGATCAACATCAACACGCTGCTGCCCGATCAGGCGGTGCTGTTCGCGATGCTGCTGCAAGGGCAGGTGAGTGTGGCGCAGGCGCGGCAATTGCTGGCGGAACGTCCTGCCGAGGGCTACGGCAGCACCGTTCAGTTTTGGGCGCCGCTCGCCAGCCAGGGGATCAATCCGCTTGAGGAAGCGGCCAACCAGGTCAAGTTGACGACAGGATTTTTCGGGGTGGACATTACGGTGGACGTTGGGGGAACACAGCTTGTCGAGCGGGTGCTGATCGATGCCCGGCAGAGCCCGGCGAGGCTGATCCGCCGCAATTGGGGAAGCGGCGCGTGA